The genome window CCCGATCCGCTTGAGCGTCGCTTCCATCTCGGCGAGGAGCCCCATCCACTGGATGTTGTAGTAGCGGGGATTCAAGAAGTCGGTCTGATGGTGCTGGCCGATCATCCGCACCATGTTCTCGACCGATTCCTTGACCCCGAGCAGCGGTTTCACTCCCAGCACGGTCTCGATGCGCTGGCCGCTCACCCGGTACGAGCGCGTCTTGTAGTTCGAGTAGTCCACCTCGATCTCGATCTTCTTGAACGGCCGGAACGCCTCGCGCACCCAGTGCGCCAGCTCGAGGATGCGGTAGTTCTTCTCGACCACGTTGAAGACTCGGCCCTGCACCTTCTCGTCGGACGCCTCGACGCACGCGGCGTAGACGCGCGCGAGGTCCGAGACGTCGACCAGCGGGCGCCACATCTCGCCGCCGGCATTGACCGTCAGGCTGCCCTTCCAGAGCGCATCGCGCACGAAGGTGTTCACCACGAGGTCGTAGCGCATGCGCGGGCTCCAGCCGTACACCGTGCCCTGCCGCAGGATGACGGGGCAGAAGTTCTCGTCCGTCATCTTGAGCAGGATGCGCTCGGCGTCGTAGTTCGAGACGGCGTACGCGGCGCGCGGCCGCACCTCGGAGTCCTCGTCGCGCAGGAAGTCGGGGGCGTAGAAGCCGAGGTCGTAGATCGAGCAGGTGGAGGCGAAGATGAAGCGCTTGACGCCGCGCCGCTTGCAGGCGTCAGCCAGGACCTCGGTGCCGCGCGTGTTGATGTCGGCGTTGGCCTTCGGATTGAACTCGGCGGTCGGATCGTTCGACAGGCCGGCCAGGTGGATCACCGCGTTGCAGCCGTCGAGGACGGCGGCGTCGAGCGTCCGGAGATCGCCC of Deltaproteobacteria bacterium contains these proteins:
- a CDS encoding SDR family oxidoreductase, which translates into the protein MILVTGGAGYIGCVAVRQLLDKGEAVRVFDKLYFGDEGLAGVADKIDLVQGDLRTLDAAVLDGCNAVIHLAGLSNDPTAEFNPKANADINTRGTEVLADACKRRGVKRFIFASTCSIYDLGFYAPDFLRDEDSEVRPRAAYAVSNYDAERILLKMTDENFCPVILRQGTVYGWSPRMRYDLVVNTFVRDALWKGSLTVNAGGEMWRPLVDVSDLARVYAACVEASDEKVQGRVFNVVEKNYRILELAHWVREAFRPFKKIEIEVDYSNYKTRSYRVSGQRIETVLGVKPLLGVKESVENMVRMIGQHHQTDFLNPRYYNIQWMGLLAEMEATLKRIGGVF